AGCCCCGACGGCACCCTGCTGGCCAGCGCAGGCGGCGACGACAAGACCGTGCGCCTGTGGGACGTCGCCACCGGCGAACCGATCCGGACCATGACCGGCCACACCGACTCCCTCACCAGCGTGTCCTTCAGCCCGAACGGCGCCGTCCTGGCCAGCGCGAGCACGGACCGGACGGTCCGGCTGTGGGACGTGGCGACGGGCCAGGAGATCCGGGCACTGACCGGCAGCAAGGGGGCGGTGTACTCGGTGGCCTTCAGCGCCACCGGGGACAAGCTGGTCAGCGGTGGCCAGGGCAACGAGGTGCGGGTCTGGGACGCCGGGGACGGCGAACCGCTCGACGTCTTCACCGACCACACCGACGACGTCCTGTCCGTCGCCTTCGGCCCCCAGGGCGACACGGTCATGAGCGGCGGCTACGACCACGCGGTGAAGGTCTACGACCTGGGCGGCCAGTGGACCTGGAGCGACGAGGACACCTTCCACGACGCCGTCACCGCGGTCGCCTACAGCCCCGACGGCACGGTCACGGCCGCGGGCGGCTACGAGAAGACCGTGCGCCTGTGGAACGACGCGGACGACCCGGACAAGAGCATCGAGCTCACGGGACACACGGAACCCCTCACGTGCCTGGCCGTCAGCCCCGACAACAAGATCCTCGCGAGCGCGGACTCGGTGTCCCTGCGCTTCTGGGACACCCGCACGGGCGACTCCCTCGGCGAGGTCAACCACCCCGGCTACATCAACGAGTTCGCCTTCAGCCCCGACGGCAGCATGGTGGCCACCGCGGGGGGCCGGTCCGTTCAGCTGTGGCGGCTGGAGAGGTGAAAACGGACGCTCTGGACCGCCGGAAGGGCGGTCAGCCCAGCCACTGCCACAGCGCCGCACCGATGACGAACAGGATCACGGCGGCTTCCAGCCACTCGGTGACTCCCCAGCGCTCACTACCGCTCGCCTTGCTGTCGCCCGCCTGCTGCGGAGTCTGCTCCGTACCGTCCGTCTGGTTCTCCGGCATAGGTGCTGCTCCGTATCGGTGTGGAGGGAGGGGGAGGGGGGAGGGGCCGACGGGCCATGGTCAGGATCACGTCATGTCGGCACTGGAACCGTAGCGCCAAGTCACGGTTCCGCCAAAGGAGTTCGGGGCGGGGTCGGCGTGAGGTGGTTGCCCTTGCCGCCCCACGCGTCCGCCGGATCCGTGGCGCCTCGCCCGGCTTGCCTTGGAGAGCGCTCCAACTCGTAGCGTGCGAAGGGTTCGCCACGCGTCCCCGCGTGCTCGCGAACGCAACTCCCTTGCACAGCTTCGGCACACAGCTCCCGTACACAGCTCCCGTGCACAGCTCCCGTACACAGCTCCGAGAGGAACATCGTGCGCTACACGCTCTTCGGCAGGACCGGTCTCAGGGTGAGTGAACTCGGCCTGGGCGCAATGACGTTCGGGACCCAGGAGGCCGGAGCGGTCGGGAAGGAGGTGAGCGGGCGGCTTCTGGACCTCTACACCGAGGCGGGCGGCAACTTCGTCGACACCGCCGACATCTACATGGGCGGCACCTCGGAGAGCGTGCTCGGCGAACTGCTCGAAGGGCGCCGGGAGGAGTACGTCCTCGCCAGCAAGTACACCTGTACGACCCGTCCCGGTGACCCGAACTCCGGCGGCAACCACCGCAAGAACCTGGTGCAGTCGGTGGAGGCGAGCCTGCGCAGGCTGCGCACCGACCGGCTCGACGTGCTCTGGGTCCACGCGCGGGACAACCACACCCCCGTCGAGGAGACGATGCGTGCCCTCGACGACCTGGTACGCGCCGGAAAGGTGCTCTACCTCGGCGTCTCCGACTGGGCCGCCTGGGAGATCGCCCAGGCCAACACCCTTGCCGAGCTGCGGGCTTGGACCTCCTTCGCGGGCTCCCAGCTCCGCTACCACCTCCTGGACCGCTCCCCCGAACGTGAACTCCTGCCGCAGGCAAGGGCGTTCGAGCAGGCGGTGATGGTCTGGGGCCCGCTGGCCGGCGGCCGTCTCACGGGTAAGTACCTGCGCGGCGAGAGCGGACGGTTCAACCCGTCCGGCGGCAACGGGCAGGGCGGCGACGGAAGTTCGGGCAACGAGCGCGAGGACCGTATCGTCACCGAGGTGGGCGCGATCGCCGAACAGGGCGGCTGGAGTCCGGCCCAGGTCTGTCTCGCCTGGCTGCGCACCCGCCCCGGCAACATCGTCCCACTGCTCGGCGCCACCAAGGAGAGCCAGCTCAAGGACAACCTCGGCTGCCTCGACGTGCACCTGGACGAGGCCGCCCTGACCCGCCTGGACGAGCTCAGCGCCGTACCGCTGGGCTTCCCCCACGAGTTTCTGTTGGAGCCCCGGGTGGTGCGGACCGTGTACGGGGACAAGGGGGCCGACATCCAGCGGCGGAGCTGAGGAAGGGTGGCGTTTTGGGCGGGCTCGCGGCCGTGGGGTTCAGCCTCTGCGGCCCGCGCCCCGCCCGCCGTTCCCCTTCCCGCCGCCCCGGTTGCGCGGGTGCTCACGTGCGGTGCGCTCGTTCCCGAAGCGATACGCGCCGGTCCAGCGCGCCATCACCAACTGGGGGTCCCCGGAGCCCACTTCGGCCAGGAACTTCTGCGCCCGCCCGCCGCGCAGGGTCGCGGCGGTGCGGTGATGGTGCGTGATGACGACCGTGTCGCCGCGCTGCTCGTACTGGAATCCGGAGGGTGCTGGCACGGGCAGGATCCTAGGGACCGAATCCCGACGGCACGACTGAATTGTGCGGCGCCCCGGACGAGCCGCGGCCGGGGCACAGGCATAACGGGCGGCAAGGGGTCCTGCCGCGCGGCCTCGTACGTACCGCTGGACGTACCCCTAGACGTACCGCTCCAGAATCGACGACTCCGCCAGCCGCGACAGCCCCTCACGCACACTGCGGGCGCGGGCCTCGCCGACGCCGTCGACCGTCTGGAGGTCGTCGACGCTGGCGGCGAGGAGCTTCTGCAGGCCGCCGAAGTGTTCCACCAGGCGGTCGATGATGGCGCCGGGCAGGCGCGGGACCTTCGCCAAGAGGCGGAAGCCGCGCGGGGAGACCGCCGAGTCCAGGGCTTCGGGGGAGCCCGTGTAGCCCAACGCGCGGGCGACCGTGGGCAGTTCGAGCAGCTCGGCGTGGCTCAGCGAGTCCAGCTCGGACAGGGCCTCGTCGACCGTACGGGAACGGCGGGCGGTGGGCTCGGGGACGTAGTCGCGTACGACGAGTTCGCGGTCCGGTTCGACGCCCGCGATCAGCTCCTCCAGCTGGAGGGCGAGCAGACGGCCGTCGGTGCCGAGCTCGACCACGTACTCGGCGATCTCGGTGGCGATCCGGCGGACCATCTCCAGGCGCTGGGAGACGGCGGTGACGTCGCGGACCGTGACCAGGTCCTCGATCTCCAGGGCGGAGAGGGTGCCCGCGACCTCGTCGAGGCGCAGCTTGTAGCGCTCCAGGGTGGCCAGGGCCTGGTTGGCCCGGGACAGGATCGCGGCGGAGTCCTCCAGGACGCGGCGCTGGCCGTCGACGTAGAGGGCGATCAGGCGCATCGACTGGGAGACCGAGACCACCGGGAAGCCGACCTGCTTGGAGACACGGTCGGCGGTGCGGTGCCGGGTGCCGGTCTCCTCGGTCGGGATGGTCGGGTCGGGTACCAGTTGCACACCGGCCCGAAGGATCTTGGTGATGTCCTTGTCGAGGACGATGCCGCCGTCGAGCTTGCACAGCTCGCGCAGCCGGGTCGCGGTGAACTCGACATCGAGGACGAAACCGCCGGTGCACATGGACTCGACGGTCTTGTCCCAGCCGA
This is a stretch of genomic DNA from Streptomyces sp. NA04227. It encodes these proteins:
- a CDS encoding aldo/keto reductase; this translates as MRYTLFGRTGLRVSELGLGAMTFGTQEAGAVGKEVSGRLLDLYTEAGGNFVDTADIYMGGTSESVLGELLEGRREEYVLASKYTCTTRPGDPNSGGNHRKNLVQSVEASLRRLRTDRLDVLWVHARDNHTPVEETMRALDDLVRAGKVLYLGVSDWAAWEIAQANTLAELRAWTSFAGSQLRYHLLDRSPERELLPQARAFEQAVMVWGPLAGGRLTGKYLRGESGRFNPSGGNGQGGDGSSGNEREDRIVTEVGAIAEQGGWSPAQVCLAWLRTRPGNIVPLLGATKESQLKDNLGCLDVHLDEAALTRLDELSAVPLGFPHEFLLEPRVVRTVYGDKGADIQRRS
- the disA gene encoding DNA integrity scanning diadenylate cyclase DisA, with product MAANDRAATPGKSGGISAADGLMRASLSAVAPGTGLRDGLERILRGNTGGLIVLGWDKTVESMCTGGFVLDVEFTATRLRELCKLDGGIVLDKDITKILRAGVQLVPDPTIPTEETGTRHRTADRVSKQVGFPVVSVSQSMRLIALYVDGQRRVLEDSAAILSRANQALATLERYKLRLDEVAGTLSALEIEDLVTVRDVTAVSQRLEMVRRIATEIAEYVVELGTDGRLLALQLEELIAGVEPDRELVVRDYVPEPTARRSRTVDEALSELDSLSHAELLELPTVARALGYTGSPEALDSAVSPRGFRLLAKVPRLPGAIIDRLVEHFGGLQKLLAASVDDLQTVDGVGEARARSVREGLSRLAESSILERYV